The Citrifermentans bemidjiense Bem genome window below encodes:
- a CDS encoding bifunctional alpha/beta hydrolase/OsmC family protein produces the protein MNTKKVSFPNSRGEQLAARLELPDDEQPIAYAIFAHCFTCTKNLKAVVNITRAMSSKRIAVLRFDFTGLGESEGDFSRTTFSSELSDLVSAARFLEQEYAAPKILVGHSLGGAAVLAAAGEIPSAQGIATIAAPFTPAHLRQLLGESAQQIEREGEATVHLGGSDFTIRKSLLDDLEAHRPEEFLDRLEAAILVMHSPADRIVGIDNASRIFEAARFPKSFISLGEADHLLTDPADSRYAGEVIATWASRYLPPAENAQAVQRREPADNRLTARTAAQGFRTEIFANGFSMVADEPLQYGGSNEGPSPYEYVMAGLGACTTMTLQMYARQKGWPLRDALVRLSHHKIHAEDCRECETREGRIDMFSREIELFGELDESQRQRLLEIAEKCPVHRTLSGEIRIDTRLRENG, from the coding sequence ATGAACACCAAGAAAGTGAGTTTTCCCAATTCGCGCGGGGAGCAGTTGGCCGCACGGCTGGAGTTGCCCGATGACGAACAGCCGATTGCCTACGCCATCTTCGCCCACTGCTTTACCTGCACCAAAAACCTGAAGGCCGTGGTCAACATCACCCGCGCCATGAGCAGCAAGCGCATCGCCGTGCTCCGCTTCGATTTCACCGGGCTGGGGGAGAGCGAGGGGGACTTCTCCCGGACCACCTTTTCCTCGGAGCTGAGCGACCTGGTCTCCGCGGCGCGTTTTTTGGAGCAGGAGTACGCCGCGCCGAAAATACTGGTCGGGCACTCGCTGGGGGGGGCGGCGGTGTTGGCTGCCGCGGGCGAAATCCCTTCGGCGCAGGGGATCGCCACCATAGCAGCCCCCTTCACCCCTGCGCACCTGAGGCAACTGCTGGGGGAATCCGCGCAGCAGATCGAACGCGAGGGGGAGGCCACGGTGCACTTGGGGGGAAGCGACTTCACCATCAGGAAGAGCCTCCTCGACGATCTGGAGGCCCACCGCCCCGAGGAGTTCCTGGACCGTCTCGAAGCGGCGATCCTGGTGATGCACTCGCCGGCAGACAGGATAGTGGGGATCGATAACGCCTCCAGGATCTTCGAGGCGGCAAGGTTCCCCAAGAGCTTCATCTCGCTGGGCGAGGCCGACCACCTCCTCACCGATCCCGCCGACTCCCGCTATGCCGGCGAAGTCATCGCCACCTGGGCCTCGCGTTACCTTCCCCCCGCGGAAAATGCGCAGGCGGTGCAGCGGCGCGAGCCGGCTGACAACCGGCTCACCGCCCGCACCGCAGCACAGGGTTTCCGCACCGAAATATTCGCCAACGGCTTCAGCATGGTGGCGGACGAACCGCTGCAGTACGGCGGGAGCAACGAGGGCCCCTCCCCTTACGAATACGTCATGGCAGGGCTCGGCGCCTGCACCACGATGACGCTGCAGATGTACGCCCGCCAGAAGGGGTGGCCTTTGCGGGACGCGCTGGTTCGCCTGTCCCACCACAAGATCCACGCCGAGGACTGCCGGGAATGCGAAACCAGGGAGGGACGCATCGACATGTTCAGCCGCGAGATCGAGCTCTTCGGGGAGCTCGACGAGTCGCAGAGGCAAAGGCTACTGGAGATCGCCGAGAAATGCCCGGTGCATCGCACCCTTTCCGGGGAGATCCGCATCGACACCAGGCTGCGGGAGAACGGTTGA
- the ileS gene encoding isoleucine--tRNA ligase: protein MDYKETLNLPQTNFPMKGNLPQREPEMLKHWEQVEIDKKIEEAGKSKPRYVLHDGPPYANGHIHIGHALNKILKDIVLKSKRMEGFAAPYVPGWDCHGLPIELQVEKNLGSKKHEISKLEMRKLCREYAAKFVAIQRAEFERLGIFGEWDTPYLTMNASYEGAIARELARFAENGGLYKGKKPVHWCSSCGTALAEAEVEYADHKSPSVFVKFPLKEELGSVVPELAGKKASMVIWTTTPWTLPANLAIAIHPDLDYVALKLESGDVVIVADGLKESFLKEIGAEGELLAKFPSRLLEKRLARHPFYEQDSVILLGEHVTLEAGTGCVHTAPGHGQEDYELGLKEGLDIYNPVDNRGRFYENIQFFGGQFVFDANKNVIEKLIEVGALLGQKEISHSYPHCWRCKKPIIFRATEQWFISMERNDLRGKALEAINSVNWIPKWGRERIYGMIENRPDWCVSRQRSWGVPITAFYCKSCGNVLADGKIMHQIADLFAEHTSDIWYDWEASRFLPEGTCCPSCGKSEFDKETDILDVWFDSGVSHAAVLELRDNLSSPADMYLEGSDQHRGWFHSSLLASVGTRGRAPYKNVLTHGFVMDGAGRKMSKSVGNVVAPEDVIKKFGGDVLRLWVAAQDYRDDLRISQEILTRLSESYRRIRNTCRYILGNINDFNPDTDLVAYADMPELDRWAMHQLELLKEKVLASYKDSEFHILYHAVNGFCTVEMSAFYLDILKDRVYTSKSSSVARRSGQTVMYLILDALVRMVAPVLSFTAEEVWAEMPGTRESSVHLAQFPALAPEVKDEALAQRWEKIIKVRAEVSKALELARVKKVIGHSLDAAVAIKASGDTEALLKEFAGELAQIFIVSKAELAAQVGGEVYQAEGIEGLEVGVTAAPGEKCERCWCYDEQIGQDSEHPTLCPKCLAAVK, encoded by the coding sequence ATGGACTACAAAGAAACATTGAACCTGCCCCAAACAAACTTCCCTATGAAAGGGAATCTTCCCCAACGCGAGCCGGAGATGCTCAAGCATTGGGAGCAGGTGGAGATAGACAAGAAGATCGAAGAGGCGGGCAAGTCGAAGCCGCGCTACGTCCTGCACGACGGACCTCCCTACGCCAACGGCCACATCCACATCGGCCACGCCCTAAACAAGATCCTCAAGGACATCGTCCTCAAGAGCAAGAGGATGGAAGGCTTCGCCGCCCCCTACGTCCCGGGGTGGGACTGCCACGGGCTCCCCATCGAGCTGCAGGTGGAGAAGAACCTGGGGAGCAAGAAACACGAGATTTCCAAGCTCGAGATGCGCAAGCTTTGCCGCGAGTACGCCGCGAAGTTCGTCGCCATACAGCGCGCCGAGTTCGAGCGCCTGGGGATCTTCGGCGAGTGGGATACCCCGTACCTGACCATGAACGCGAGCTACGAGGGGGCCATCGCCAGAGAACTGGCGCGCTTCGCCGAAAACGGCGGGCTTTACAAGGGGAAGAAGCCGGTGCACTGGTGCTCCTCCTGCGGCACGGCGCTCGCCGAGGCCGAGGTCGAGTACGCCGACCACAAGTCCCCCTCCGTGTTCGTGAAGTTCCCGCTCAAGGAGGAGCTCGGTAGCGTCGTCCCCGAGCTCGCCGGCAAAAAGGCCTCCATGGTGATCTGGACCACCACCCCCTGGACGCTCCCTGCCAACCTCGCCATCGCCATCCACCCGGACCTCGACTACGTGGCGCTGAAGCTTGAGAGCGGCGACGTCGTCATCGTGGCGGACGGCCTGAAGGAGAGCTTCCTGAAGGAGATCGGCGCCGAGGGCGAGCTGCTGGCGAAATTCCCCTCCAGGCTGCTTGAGAAGCGGCTTGCCCGCCATCCGTTCTACGAGCAGGATTCCGTCATCCTCCTGGGCGAGCACGTCACCCTGGAAGCCGGTACCGGCTGCGTCCACACCGCTCCCGGCCACGGCCAGGAAGACTACGAGCTGGGGCTAAAGGAAGGGCTCGACATCTACAACCCGGTCGACAACCGCGGCCGCTTCTACGAGAACATCCAGTTCTTCGGTGGCCAGTTCGTCTTCGACGCCAACAAGAACGTGATCGAGAAGCTAATCGAGGTCGGGGCGCTTCTGGGGCAAAAGGAGATCTCCCACTCCTACCCGCACTGCTGGCGCTGCAAGAAGCCGATCATCTTCAGGGCCACCGAGCAGTGGTTCATCTCCATGGAGAGAAACGACCTGCGCGGCAAGGCGCTGGAGGCGATCAACAGCGTGAACTGGATCCCGAAGTGGGGGCGCGAGCGCATCTACGGCATGATCGAGAACCGCCCCGACTGGTGCGTCTCCAGGCAGCGTTCCTGGGGCGTTCCCATCACCGCCTTCTACTGCAAGAGCTGCGGCAACGTGCTGGCCGACGGCAAGATCATGCACCAGATCGCCGACCTCTTCGCCGAGCACACCTCCGACATCTGGTACGACTGGGAAGCGTCCAGGTTCCTCCCGGAAGGAACCTGCTGCCCCTCCTGCGGCAAGAGCGAGTTCGACAAGGAAACCGACATCCTCGACGTCTGGTTCGACTCCGGCGTTTCCCATGCAGCGGTTCTGGAATTGCGCGACAACCTCTCCTCACCGGCGGACATGTACCTTGAGGGAAGCGACCAGCACCGCGGCTGGTTCCACTCCTCGCTTCTGGCGAGCGTCGGCACCCGCGGCCGTGCGCCCTACAAGAACGTGCTGACCCACGGCTTCGTCATGGACGGTGCCGGCAGGAAAATGAGCAAATCGGTCGGCAACGTGGTCGCTCCCGAGGACGTCATCAAGAAGTTCGGCGGCGACGTGTTGAGGCTCTGGGTTGCGGCGCAGGACTACCGCGACGACCTGCGCATCTCCCAGGAGATACTGACCCGTCTCTCCGAGAGCTACCGCCGCATCAGGAACACCTGCCGCTACATCTTGGGCAACATCAACGACTTCAACCCGGACACCGACCTGGTGGCCTACGCCGACATGCCGGAATTGGACCGCTGGGCCATGCACCAGTTGGAACTCTTGAAGGAAAAGGTGCTCGCCTCCTACAAGGACAGCGAGTTCCACATTCTCTACCACGCGGTGAACGGCTTCTGCACCGTCGAGATGAGCGCCTTCTACCTCGATATCCTGAAAGACAGGGTCTACACCAGCAAGAGCAGCTCGGTGGCGAGAAGAAGCGGCCAGACCGTGATGTACCTGATCCTCGACGCCCTGGTGCGCATGGTGGCGCCGGTACTCTCCTTCACCGCAGAAGAGGTCTGGGCGGAGATGCCCGGCACGCGCGAGTCGAGCGTGCACCTGGCGCAGTTCCCGGCGCTCGCGCCTGAGGTCAAGGACGAGGCGCTCGCGCAGCGTTGGGAGAAGATCATCAAGGTCCGCGCCGAGGTCTCCAAAGCGCTGGAGTTGGCCCGCGTGAAGAAGGTGATCGGCCATTCGCTGGACGCCGCCGTCGCCATCAAGGCCAGCGGCGATACCGAGGCGCTTTTGAAGGAATTCGCCGGGGAACTGGCGCAGATCTTCATCGTTTCCAAGGCGGAGCTTGCCGCGCAGGTCGGCGGCGAGGTGTACCAGGCTGAAGGGATAGAAGGGCTGGAGGTCGGCGTCACCGCCGCCCCGGGCGAGAAGTGCGAGCGCTGCTGGTGCTACGACGAGCAGATCGGGCAGGACAGCGAGCATCCGACCCTCTGCCCGAAATGCCTGGCCGCGGTGAAATAG
- the ybgC gene encoding tol-pal system-associated acyl-CoA thioesterase, protein MEVRIYYEDTDAGGVVYHSNYISYMERARTEFLRKHGLSVREMHDMGIIFPVVSIEANFRAPARLDDLLEVRTQIAALKNSSFTAAQQVVRKEDGKLLVEAKVTLACVNPEMRPRRLPQEIRDLFSSLMEETA, encoded by the coding sequence ATGGAAGTACGGATTTATTACGAAGATACCGATGCTGGGGGGGTGGTGTACCACTCCAACTACATCAGCTACATGGAGCGCGCGAGGACCGAGTTCCTCAGAAAGCACGGCCTCTCGGTGCGGGAGATGCACGACATGGGGATCATCTTCCCCGTGGTGTCGATAGAGGCGAACTTCCGGGCGCCGGCGCGGCTGGACGACCTTCTGGAAGTGCGGACGCAGATAGCGGCGCTGAAAAACAGCTCCTTCACCGCGGCGCAGCAGGTGGTGCGAAAAGAGGACGGGAAGCTCCTGGTCGAAGCGAAGGTGACGCTCGCCTGCGTGAACCCGGAGATGCGCCCCAGGCGCCTGCCGCAGGAGATCCGCGACCTTTTCAGCTCGCTGATGGAAGAGACCGCATAA
- a CDS encoding FeoB-associated Cys-rich membrane protein produces the protein MGIADIIIATVIVAGALYILYRTLWKKKGCCGCEGGSCCKK, from the coding sequence ATGGGAATTGCGGATATCATCATTGCGACGGTCATCGTGGCGGGCGCGCTTTACATCCTTTATCGGACTCTCTGGAAGAAAAAGGGATGCTGCGGCTGCGAAGGGGGGAGCTGCTGCAAGAAGTAG
- the lspA gene encoding signal peptidase II produces the protein MKAKYIILLAVSVLVLVLDQVTKVYIDKTMRLHDSITVIEGFFNITYLRNKGAAFGILANSSWRLPFFLLVSAVAVVVILVVVSRLRDDQKVSALSLSLIFSGALGNLIDRVRLGEVIDFLYVHWYEHYWPAFNVADSAICVGVFLLAIEMVLEERREKAQKQQ, from the coding sequence ATGAAAGCAAAGTACATCATACTGCTGGCGGTCTCCGTGCTGGTGCTGGTCCTGGACCAGGTGACCAAGGTCTACATCGACAAGACCATGCGGTTGCACGACTCCATCACCGTTATCGAGGGGTTCTTCAACATCACCTACCTGCGCAACAAGGGGGCGGCTTTCGGCATCCTGGCGAACTCCTCCTGGCGGCTCCCCTTCTTCCTGCTGGTCTCCGCCGTGGCGGTCGTGGTCATTCTCGTGGTAGTAAGCCGACTGCGGGATGACCAGAAGGTAAGTGCCCTCTCCCTCTCGCTGATATTCTCAGGAGCGTTAGGCAACCTGATCGACAGGGTGAGGCTCGGCGAGGTGATCGACTTTCTCTACGTCCACTGGTACGAGCATTACTGGCCCGCCTTCAACGTAGCCGACTCAGCCATCTGCGTAGGCGTCTTCCTTCTCGCCATAGAGATGGTGCTGGAAGAGAGAAGGGAAAAGGCGCAGAAGCAGCAGTAA
- a CDS encoding endonuclease/exonuclease/phosphatase family protein: MSDEDRSFTIMTYNVHRLIGNDRHSSAPRIAEVIHTYQPDIVCLQELPGARVRPEVGGACQNLVHELALLETGGRHFFLERERWGKVVLSRFPMRLVQAGGLHPQNRYRTVVPRGVLWVEVDLFGQKLQVVNVHLGLTPQERNSQVKVLTGPEWLSHPDCRPPVALCGDFNTLPSSTIHKQLKNALMDEQEKLKFGHNHFTFPSKLPMVRFDHIFVSPDLVVEEELIPRTKLTGAASDHLPLVVRLRLA, encoded by the coding sequence ATGTCCGACGAAGACCGCTCCTTCACCATCATGACCTACAACGTGCACCGGCTGATCGGCAACGACCGGCACTCCTCCGCCCCCCGCATAGCCGAAGTCATCCATACCTATCAACCCGACATCGTCTGCCTGCAGGAACTCCCCGGCGCCAGGGTGCGCCCGGAGGTCGGCGGGGCCTGCCAGAACCTGGTGCATGAGCTTGCACTCCTGGAGACTGGGGGACGGCATTTTTTCCTGGAAAGGGAGCGCTGGGGGAAGGTGGTGTTGAGCCGCTTTCCGATGCGGCTGGTCCAGGCCGGCGGGCTGCACCCGCAGAACCGGTACCGCACCGTGGTGCCGCGGGGCGTGCTCTGGGTCGAGGTCGACCTCTTCGGACAGAAGCTGCAGGTGGTGAACGTCCACCTGGGACTGACACCCCAGGAGCGGAATTCCCAGGTAAAGGTGCTGACCGGTCCCGAATGGCTCTCGCATCCTGACTGCCGCCCGCCGGTCGCCCTTTGCGGGGATTTCAACACATTGCCGAGTTCCACCATCCACAAGCAGCTCAAGAACGCGCTCATGGACGAACAGGAGAAGCTCAAGTTCGGGCACAACCATTTCACCTTCCCGAGCAAGCTCCCCATGGTGCGGTTCGACCACATTTTCGTCTCCCCCGATCTCGTGGTGGAAGAGGAGCTGATCCCCCGCACCAAGCTAACCGGCGCTGCCTCCGACCACCTCCCCCTGGTGGTCAGGCTGCGCCTGGCATAA
- a CDS encoding KUP/HAK/KT family potassium transporter: protein MTHKTQDSFWGGIVKALGLVFGDIGTSPIYTLTVVFTLTKPTHANVYGILCLVFWTMTILVTAEYAWLAMSLGKKGQGGEIVLREIIIKLFKQGRVLAFAGFLSFLGVSLLLGDGVITPAISILSAVEGLLLIPGLEATRQGVLVVIAALIAFTLFFFQSRGTDKMAGVFGPIMILYFGSLLVSGLVSISGTPGIVAAINPMYAIDFFRENGIAGYFVLSEVILCSTGGEALYADMGHLGKKPIIRAWYFVFAALYLNYLGQGAFLLKHPDTKNILFGMIQEQSSLLYIPFLLLTIMATIIASQSIISGVFSIVYQGITTRLMPLFKVDYTSKHIQSQIYIGVVNWTLMCAVIFVMFFFQKSVNLAAAYGMAVTGSMTITALMMIMVFSKTTKKWKVPVVAVIAVIDLIYFTSTFPKFVHGAYWSIALASVPFITIQVWTKGQRQLYRALRPLDLDIFMLSYEQIYGKNKNIPGTALFFLKALDVIPPYIVHCMIRSNIIYERNILISIIRTDEPFGNIARHKKDVGTGLEFFQISAGYMELLDIEKQLKEHGIVEKVIFYGIEDIETRNPVWKLFALMKKLTPNFVQFNKLPATKLQGVMTRVEM, encoded by the coding sequence ATGACCCACAAAACTCAGGATTCATTCTGGGGCGGAATCGTGAAAGCACTCGGCCTCGTCTTTGGTGACATCGGCACGAGCCCCATATACACACTCACCGTCGTTTTCACCTTGACCAAGCCGACCCATGCCAATGTCTACGGCATCCTCTGTCTTGTATTCTGGACCATGACCATTCTGGTGACTGCGGAGTACGCCTGGCTCGCCATGAGCCTCGGCAAGAAGGGGCAAGGCGGCGAGATCGTGCTTCGGGAAATCATCATCAAGCTCTTCAAGCAGGGGCGGGTGCTGGCCTTCGCCGGGTTTCTCTCCTTCCTCGGGGTTTCGCTTCTCTTGGGGGACGGGGTCATCACCCCCGCCATCTCCATACTCTCCGCCGTCGAGGGCCTTTTGCTGATACCGGGGCTGGAGGCGACGAGGCAGGGGGTGCTGGTCGTCATCGCGGCACTGATCGCCTTCACGCTCTTCTTCTTCCAGTCGCGCGGCACGGACAAGATGGCCGGGGTCTTCGGGCCGATCATGATCCTTTACTTCGGTTCGCTCCTCGTGTCGGGGCTCGTCTCCATCTCCGGCACCCCCGGCATCGTCGCGGCCATCAATCCGATGTACGCCATCGACTTCTTCCGCGAAAACGGCATCGCCGGCTACTTCGTCCTCTCCGAGGTGATCCTTTGCTCCACCGGCGGCGAGGCGCTCTACGCCGACATGGGGCACCTGGGGAAGAAGCCCATCATCCGGGCCTGGTACTTCGTTTTCGCCGCGCTTTACTTGAACTATCTGGGTCAAGGGGCCTTCCTGCTCAAGCACCCGGACACGAAGAACATCCTTTTCGGCATGATCCAGGAGCAGTCAAGCCTGCTCTACATCCCGTTCCTGCTTTTGACCATCATGGCCACCATCATCGCGTCGCAATCGATCATCAGCGGCGTCTTCTCCATCGTCTACCAGGGGATCACCACGCGGCTCATGCCGCTATTCAAGGTGGACTACACCTCCAAGCACATCCAGTCCCAGATCTACATCGGCGTGGTCAACTGGACGCTCATGTGCGCGGTCATCTTCGTCATGTTTTTCTTTCAGAAATCGGTGAACCTCGCCGCCGCCTACGGCATGGCCGTCACCGGATCGATGACCATCACGGCGCTGATGATGATCATGGTCTTCTCCAAGACCACGAAGAAATGGAAGGTTCCGGTCGTTGCCGTCATCGCCGTCATCGACCTCATCTACTTCACCTCGACCTTCCCGAAATTCGTGCACGGTGCCTATTGGTCCATCGCGCTCGCCTCGGTACCGTTCATCACCATCCAGGTCTGGACCAAGGGGCAGCGCCAGCTGTACCGCGCACTGCGCCCGCTGGACCTCGACATCTTCATGCTTTCCTACGAGCAGATCTACGGCAAGAACAAGAACATCCCGGGGACAGCGCTCTTCTTCCTCAAGGCGCTCGACGTCATCCCCCCCTACATCGTCCATTGCATGATCCGCTCTAACATCATCTACGAGCGGAACATCCTGATCTCCATCATCCGCACCGACGAGCCGTTCGGCAACATCGCCCGGCACAAGAAGGACGTGGGGACCGGGCTCGAATTCTTCCAGATCAGCGCCGGCTACATGGAACTACTCGACATCGAGAAGCAGTTGAAGGAACACGGTATCGTGGAGAAGGTGATCTTCTACGGCATCGAGGACATCGAGACCAGGAACCCGGTCTGGAAGCTGTTCGCGCTGATGAAGAAGCTGACCCCGAACTTCGTGCAGTTCAACAAGCTTCCCGCGACCAAGCTGCAGGGGGTCATGACCCGGGTGGAGATGTAA
- a CDS encoding methyl-accepting chemotaxis protein, with amino-acid sequence MSQLQESMMLAEWSIKKRIIFTVLSLCLASIAILGVFAYEHQKQQMQEGLKDQASKNGRLFEAILRGDAEGLARAHAGLDKLDSLLAPFAAGNKSALLAAAQPVFNEIRQRNNITHMYFIEPDGKVLLRVHKPEQDGDILKCETFLKAQSTGQTASGLEMGKNIFSLRSVRPVSYQAKAIGYIEVAEEIDHVFQQMKQITGNEVSVFLTDSFLKSNKTELQSAQVGSFRILYPTQKEVALGLAAESLPEMQSGLKGPQLKLVSYKGGKYLVAVGPLKDASGATVGVLLSHKEITPQFASLWKRVAAQVGIFLLIVIAAALLLYLSLRKSLNLFRMIREHIVSVTTTWDLTRRIEIDTEDEIGALAADFNTMTGKLSEMVQQVHHSSGELARVSANLVQVSGTVMGGVEQQSASVDETSSAMTQITYSIKGVAEAVEGLSQSATESSSSVLEMASSVEEVALNAEALARSVGEVGSAIVQMAASITDVGLYADLLMAEASVNSSAIMEMDSSIKEVEKNALNTVNISEAVKNDAVVGKSAVDSTILGINAIKASSAITSEVITNLSQRAGDIGTILSVIDDVAAQTNLLALNAAIIAAQAGEHGKGFAVVAGEIKQLADRTSASTRKIGEVIHGVLEETERAVAAIGQAEQNIAEGEALSRKSGEALEKIVQGVQQATEQVNGIARATAEQAKGSMMIRDTTERVTAMVRQIADSTREQAEGSSLVLGAVERMKDLTEQVKDTTREQSNVGNFIAETTERISNMIRHIQTACDEQSRGADLVLPAVENIRSANESNLGAVKVLGETMSALSGEIAVLQNEIDRFNAAGSSD; translated from the coding sequence ATGTCTCAACTTCAGGAGTCCATGATGCTTGCCGAGTGGTCGATAAAGAAACGCATCATCTTCACCGTCCTTAGCCTCTGTCTCGCCAGCATCGCCATCCTCGGCGTCTTCGCCTATGAGCACCAGAAACAGCAGATGCAGGAGGGGCTCAAGGATCAAGCCTCCAAGAACGGGCGGCTTTTCGAGGCGATCCTGAGAGGGGACGCCGAGGGACTGGCCAGGGCTCACGCCGGGCTCGACAAACTCGACTCCCTTCTGGCCCCCTTCGCCGCCGGAAACAAGAGCGCCCTCCTCGCCGCGGCCCAGCCGGTCTTTAACGAGATCCGGCAGCGCAACAACATCACCCACATGTACTTCATCGAGCCCGACGGCAAGGTGCTCCTGCGTGTGCACAAGCCCGAGCAGGATGGCGACATCTTGAAGTGCGAGACCTTCCTCAAGGCGCAGTCGACCGGGCAGACCGCGAGCGGCCTGGAGATGGGGAAGAACATCTTTTCGCTGCGCAGCGTGCGGCCGGTTTCCTACCAGGCAAAGGCGATCGGATACATCGAAGTCGCCGAAGAGATCGATCACGTCTTCCAGCAGATGAAGCAGATCACCGGCAACGAGGTGAGCGTCTTTTTGACCGACAGCTTCCTGAAGAGCAACAAGACGGAACTGCAAAGCGCGCAGGTCGGCTCCTTCAGGATTCTCTACCCCACGCAGAAAGAGGTCGCACTCGGACTTGCCGCCGAATCGCTCCCCGAGATGCAGAGCGGGCTCAAGGGACCGCAACTTAAACTCGTCTCCTACAAGGGGGGGAAGTATCTGGTTGCCGTCGGGCCGCTCAAGGATGCCTCGGGGGCGACAGTCGGGGTGCTCTTGTCGCACAAGGAGATCACCCCGCAGTTCGCCTCCTTGTGGAAACGGGTCGCCGCGCAGGTCGGGATATTCCTGCTGATCGTCATCGCCGCCGCTTTGCTGCTCTACCTTTCCCTCAGGAAAAGCCTCAACCTCTTCCGGATGATCAGGGAGCACATCGTCTCCGTCACCACCACCTGGGACCTCACCCGCAGGATCGAGATCGACACCGAAGACGAGATCGGCGCCTTGGCCGCCGACTTCAACACCATGACCGGGAAGCTTTCGGAGATGGTGCAGCAGGTGCATCACTCCAGCGGGGAACTGGCGCGGGTCTCGGCGAACCTGGTCCAGGTCTCCGGCACGGTGATGGGCGGCGTGGAGCAGCAGTCGGCCTCGGTGGACGAGACCTCCTCCGCCATGACCCAGATCACCTACTCCATCAAGGGGGTGGCCGAGGCGGTGGAGGGGTTGTCGCAGTCGGCGACCGAGAGCTCGTCCTCCGTCCTGGAGATGGCGTCGAGCGTGGAGGAGGTTGCCCTGAACGCGGAGGCGCTGGCCCGGTCGGTAGGCGAGGTTGGGTCCGCCATCGTGCAGATGGCCGCCTCCATCACGGATGTGGGCCTCTACGCCGACCTCCTCATGGCCGAGGCGAGCGTCAACTCCTCTGCCATCATGGAGATGGACAGCTCCATCAAGGAGGTGGAGAAGAACGCGCTGAACACGGTGAACATCTCCGAAGCGGTGAAAAATGACGCCGTGGTCGGCAAGAGCGCCGTCGACTCCACCATCCTCGGCATCAACGCCATCAAAGCGTCCTCTGCCATCACCTCGGAGGTCATTACCAACCTTTCCCAGCGCGCAGGCGACATTGGAACCATCCTCTCGGTCATCGACGACGTGGCGGCTCAGACCAACCTCCTGGCGCTCAACGCAGCCATCATAGCGGCACAGGCGGGCGAGCACGGCAAGGGATTCGCGGTCGTGGCTGGAGAGATCAAGCAGCTTGCCGACCGCACCAGCGCTTCGACCCGCAAGATCGGCGAGGTGATCCATGGGGTCCTGGAGGAAACGGAACGCGCCGTTGCCGCCATCGGACAGGCCGAGCAGAACATTGCCGAGGGAGAGGCCCTGTCCAGGAAGTCGGGCGAGGCGCTGGAAAAGATCGTGCAAGGCGTCCAGCAGGCAACGGAGCAGGTGAATGGGATCGCACGCGCCACCGCGGAACAGGCCAAAGGGAGCATGATGATCCGCGACACCACCGAACGGGTGACGGCGATGGTGCGGCAGATTGCCGACTCGACCCGCGAACAGGCGGAGGGAAGCAGCCTGGTCCTTGGCGCGGTAGAGAGGATGAAGGACCTTACCGAACAGGTGAAGGACACCACCCGCGAGCAGAGCAACGTCGGCAACTTCATCGCGGAAACTACCGAGAGGATCTCCAACATGATCCGCCACATCCAAACGGCGTGCGACGAGCAAAGCCGCGGCGCGGACCTGGTGCTCCCGGCGGTGGAGAACATAAGATCCGCCAACGAGAGTAACCTCGGCGCGGTAAAGGTCCTGGGCGAGACCATGTCGGCGCTTTCAGGGGAGATAGCTGTGCTGCAAAACGAGATCGACCGTTTCAACGCTGCCGGCAGCAGCGACTGA